The genomic window GATGTTAGATTCACTTTTAGTATATTATTCATCTGGTAATGCGCTAAGTGCTGATGAGTTGGCTAATGCAGAAGAAATAGTGAAGTATATCCGCAAAAATGGAGATGGCGAAGTTGATGAGCTAAATTTTTTGTGCGAATTGGCTACAAAATGGGTGCTTGCTAATCCAAACCCAGTATTATTAGAAAAACCTAATTATAACCGATAATTTGAATATCTAACTACATTTTCATCTATATAAAGTTATTTTAATAAATTTTTACACCTATTTATAAAAACTAAAAGAATATGAACTCAAACATCTATTTCATTATTGGAGGGGTAGCCGTCTTATTTATCATTTACACGGTTGTTTTGCAGAACATGATGAAGAAAAGGAAGCAAAAACAATTGGAAGATTTTAATCGTAATCATTCTGGAAATCCGTTAAAAGAGCAACAAAAACGTTTGTTAACTTTTGGAGCGATCTTATTCTATCATCGTATGGAAAAGATTTTAGGATTTGTACCAGAGCAAGGCATTGATCAGTATACCTATGGGTTAAAAAACCAATGGGAAATTTCTAGCTCGCAAGATGCTAGAGAAACTTTAGATAATTTGTTGGCACTTAGACGAAGTACGGAGTTTCAGCCACTTTTAAACCAACCGTCTTCAGATATCGTTAAAATTCAAAAGAAAATTGCCAAAGAGTTAGGTGTTGAACTTGCTGTTGTAGAGCAAACTACCTCTGCTTACGGTTGGGATATTTGCCGTGCTGTTTCTTTAGCTAAGTGGTGCTTTTGGTGTGGGTATTTAACAGAAGCCGAAGTATGGGATTATATAGAAAAAGCAGCTTCAATTGCCGGCCAGCAAGGTAGAGATTGGACTGATTATACCGTTTCATTCCTGTTGGGAAGAACTATCCAAGGCTTCGATTTGGACGATGTAGCTGTAGAAGCGAAAATGGTTTTACATAGTCAAAATCCAACCTTTGGCAAAACAGAAGACATTGATGTTTACAAAAGGTATTCTTTTAAATAAGGATTAAAATGTAATTAGCTAGCGTTAAGCTATGCAAAAGAAAAGAGGATGACTGTAACAATCATCCTCTTTTCTTTTGCATTAAATGTATTAAACCTTTATGTCCATTATTTTGCCTTTTTTACGGCTCTTTTCGGCCATAAAGCCCATTAGGTGGCTTTCAATAGAATCATCTATAGTAGAAGTTAAAAGTTTAGGATCTTGTTGGCTTACCGCATTTACAAAATCTCTGGTAAGTAGCCAATCTCCGCCACCATGACCATGATCTTCGTAGCCTTTTACATCTTGTGCTTCTGGTATAAACTTGGTTTCTTTTCTGGTTCTAAAATCGTTGTGTACCAATTCTTTCATATCGCCAACCAAATCTCCCATAGAGCCCATAATTCTGGTACGTCTGCCATGATAAGAGGTAAAGGCTTCCATAGAGAAACTTGCCGTTACACTATCTCCAAACTGTATACTTGTTACATAATGATCTGGCTGATCGTTATCCATACGGTAAACGCAACGTCCATAATTGCTGGTTTTTAGTTTTTCGAGGATGTATTCTCTGCGGTTTGGAATGTTATCTGGTACATCTAAAACAGATAAGAAGTGGGTTTGTCTATCTGCATATTCTTTAACAGCAGAATAAGCACAATCGCGTTCTACGTTACAAGTTACGCATCTGTCGCTACTGTTTGCAGGTGCATTTTCTTTACGAAACCATTTTAAATCGCCCATGGCAACTATTTTTTTGCTTGGCTTGTTAATTACCCATTTAATGATGTCTAAATCGTGGCAAGATTTAGCCAGGATGATAGGCGTAGTTTCTTTAGAATTGTGCCAATTTCCACGAACGTATGAGTGCGACATGTGGATATGCTCAATTGGTTCGAAATGCTGTACACTTACCACTTCTCCAATAGCGCCTTTTTCTATCAATTCTTTCATTTTGATGAAATATGGAGCATATCTTAATACGTGGCAAACCGCTACAATTCTATTTTTCTTTTTAGCTAAAGCCAATATATCCCTGCATTCTTTTTCTGTAGGCGCAATAGGTTTTTCTAAAAGGATATCGTAACCAAGCTCTAATGCTTTCATGCAGGGTTCGTAGTGCAGGTTATCTGGCGTAGAAATTACTATGGCATCGGCAAATTTGGGACGTTTGAAAACATCTTCCCAAGTGTTAAACCTGTTTTCTTGTGGGATAGAATGGATTTTGGCATACCTGTCGTTTCTGAAAGCAATTGGTTCGGCCACGCCAACTATTTTCATATCATTAGGGAAATTCTCTGCATAAGTACCATACACCATCCCTCTGTTTCCGGCACCCAAGGTAATTGCGGTAACTGCTTTTTTAATAGGCTTGTGCAGTGGGTTGTCCTTAATTTTATAGCGATAGGTGTTCTTATCAACCTTTGCTAAAAGGTCTGAAGTGATCACAGTAGCTCCTAAGCTTAGCGTTAAAGTTTTTAAAAGATTTCTTCTGTTCATTTTGTTAGTGTTTAGGTGGTGTGTTTGCTAGCAAATTAGGTTTTAGTTAGACTTTTCTTTCAAGAACGTTTTTACAAACTCATCGTCATTTAGTTGTGGGTAATCTCTATAGATACGGTCTATCTCTTCGCTTTGTCCTGGCGAAAGTGTTTCTTTATCACTGATGCACCAAATTCCTTTCATCAATCCTTGTCGGCGTAATACCTCGTGAATGCCAGAAATGCAACCATGAAAATCATGCGAAGGATCAAATAAAGCGGCATTACTATCGGTTACTGCAATGTTGTGGCTCAATAATTCATCAGCTACTGCTGCAGTGGGATTAAGTTTGTGCTGTTTAATTTTCTCTAACAGTTCTACTGCTTTCTGTGTCCATACTGCCCAATGGCCTAAAAGCCCACCTCTGAAATTGATTTCTGTCTGCCCTTGTGGGGTAGGGAAGCGGTAGGTGGTTAGCAAATCGTTCACAATGTTGTCATCATTGCCTGTGTACATGGCTACTTCATCTCTTCTGCTAGAGTTAGCTAAAGCACGCATTACATCTAAGGTTTGGTATCTGTTGAAAGAAGCACATTTGATTGCTTCCACATTCTCAATTTCTACAAAATTCGCCCAAAAATCATAAGAAAAAATTCTGCCACCTACAGATGGTTGTAAATAAAAACCAAAAACTGGGATAATCTGAGCTACTTGGCGCACACGTTCTAAAATGTCTTCTTCTGTCCAAGCTTGTAGTCCGCCCATACTTAGCAAGCCCATGTGGTAACCATGTTTAACCGCTAATTTAGCTTCGTTAACCGCTTGTGTTGTTGGTCCGCAAATGCCGCAAACTTTAAGGAAAGGCCTGTCTAATTTCGCTTTCGCAATTTCCTCACTGGCTAATTCAATTACTTTTTCAAATAAATTTACCTCAGGATTTCTAATTTCAAACTGAGTAGAGTGCACGGCTATAGCAATGCCACCAGCACCCGAGCTCATGTAATATTGTGTCAATAAACGTTGATGAGCTTCGTCTAAGGTTCTGTCTTCGTTTAGGGCTAAAGGATGTGCGGGTATTACCGTACCCTGCATTAGGTGTGCTTTTAGCTCTTTTGATAATTTGTTCATTAAAATTTTCCTCCTCTCTCTTGGAAATGAGTGTCTTTATTCCAAAGTTCGCCGCCGTTTAAAATCCAGTTGGCGGTATGTTCAATAGCTTCTCTAATGGTAGTTCTAGGGTAGCCAAATAATCGATGACATTCTGATGCGTTGTTTAACAAAGCGGTATCGGCACCTGATCCAGTAAACTGCGGTGTTTTATTCAACAGCAAACCAAACTGTTCTGCTATCCATTTGGTAGATAAAATTTCTGGCCCGGTAACATTTAAAATTTTAGCAGGACTACTACAGTGTAGTAAAGACCTTATGGCGATTTCGTTGGCATCGCCCTGCCAAATTACGTTAACGTTTTGTGTGGTAAGGTCTACAGGCTTTCCGGTATTTACAGCTTTGGCAATCTCTATCAATACGCCATATCTAAAATCAACAGCATAATTTAGCCTGTAAATTAACATCGGGGTATTGTTCTTTTTAGAAAAGTATTCGAAAATCCTTTCCCTACCCACACAAGATTGCGCATATTCGCCAATGGGTTCTGGAGATTGCTCCTCAGATACACCGCCTTCTTTGAGGCTTACAAATGGCAATACATTTCCAGAAGAGAAAGCAACAATTTTAGAATTTTTGAAATGCGATGAAACTAGGCCAGGAAGATAAGCATTCATTGCCCAGGTGAAATCTTCGTTACCTTTAGTTCCAAATTTATGTCCCGCTAGGTAAATGATATTAGGCACTTGCGGAAGTTTCTTCAAATCTTCTTCGTTCAGTAAATCGCAGGAAATGGTTTGGATGCCTTCGTTTTCTAGCTCCTCCTTTAATGCTCCAGAAGAAAACCTAGATACACCAATTACATTTTTCTCAATTCCGGCAGCTTTTAAAGCTCTAATGGTTAAAATAGCCATACTAGGTCCCATTTTTCCGCCGATGCCCAAAAACATTATATCGCCATCTATTTTTTTGATGTCTTCAATTAATGCAGCTGAGGGCGCTAAGAGTTGCGTTTCAAATTCTTTTAAATTCAGTTTCATGTGTTGATTATTTTAGTAGGGGTGATAAGGTTGCTGATGGCTAATCCAATTAGTAGGAGTAGGCCTAATGCACCCCAAACTTTGGTTATAGGTTTGTTTACGTGTTCTTTCATGATCTTTCTATCGTTAGCAATCATGAATATGGCTACGCCAATAAAGGGTACTAGAAAAATGGTAATGCTTTGGGCAAATACAATGAGCTCCAGGGGCAGTTTTCCAAATATTAAGGCAATAAGCCCTCCGAATATCATTACTAACGAAATGAACATTTTAACCATTTTATGGTTAAGGTTGTTGCCGTATTGAAAAGTATCGCCAAGTAAAGAGCCGCCTAAAACTGCATTACCAATTAAAGAAGAAAAAGAAGCTCCAAAAAGGCCTATGAAAAACAATGCCTTTGAGCTTGAACCTAGCAGAGGCTCTAATGCTTTACCCATTTCTGAAGCCGAATTTACTTTGATATGTTGGGGATAAAGCGTGTTGGCCGCACAAATAAGAACGGCAGCACTCATTATTCCTAATATAATGATGCCAACTTGGCTTCCCATGAGTGTTTCTTTTGACGTATGGTTGGTTGATAATTTTTTTCTGGTTTGTACCAAATAACTCTGATAAAATGCGCCAACAATAGAGAAACAAGAGGCTGTAAATGCTATAATCAAACCTAAAGATCCTTCTGGAAAACTGGGTATTATACCTTGACCCAAATTGCTAATAGATGGGGGAGACATGACCACCGTAGTGAGAAATGCAAATAGCATCAAGATAATTAGTGCTAGCATCAGTTTCTCGAAAATGAGATAGAACGAACGAAAAAAAAGCAGCGAAATGCCTATTAAATTGAAAACTATAATCCAAATTTTTGGATCTGTGCCAGTCGCTTCCGAAATAGATAGAGATACACCAGTTGCATTACCAGCTTGAAACGAGGTAGCAACCAGAAAAATGCCAACGCCAATAAACAAAGAAGAGGTTTTGCCATACTTTTTTCTAATTAAGGTTAACAAGCTCTCGTCTGCGGCCATGCCAATTCTCGAAGACATATTGGCATAAATTGACATAAAAAATATAGCCACCACAATGATCCAGAGTAAGCTAAAGCCGTAATCTGCACCCATTTTTGAGGTAATGGTCATTTTACTCGGACCAAAAATTAGTGCTGCCGTAATAATGCCCGGCCCAAGAATGGAGAGGGTTTTTCTTAAAAAGCTATTGCTTTTGCTAGTGGTTTCCATGGTTTATTTAGTTTGTTTAAATTGGTTTATGGTTATGGTAGAAGCTTGGTTCTTAAAATTGGTTCTAACATAGTTGATAATGGCAGTAGCCTCTTCGTCTTTTAAAAATGAAAAAGCTGGCATTGGTGCATCGTACTTTACGCCAGCAATGCTTTTGTTTTTTAATCCCTTAGAAATGATTTGGACTAAAGTTTTTATATCGCCATTTACTGTGGCCGATTTTTCTAGAGGAGGGAAAGTGCCAATAACTCCTTTTCCATCTGCTTTATGGCAAGAAGCGCAATAAGATCTCGTAAAGTATTTTTCCCGAAACTTCGGCTGTAGCTACTGCTGTCTCAGTTTTAACTGCTTGCAAAATAGTACCTGCGGCTTTATCGGTTAAGCTTAGTCTAAAGATTTTATCGTCGTCTTTTTTTGGAAAGCCTTTTTGAGGATTCCAGTCTCTATTGCTAGAACAAAAGTAAACGTCGCCATTTGGCAAAACCAGTACAGAACGTAATCTGCCCAATAAGTTTTTGAACAAAGTATATTCTTCAATTACTTTTTGTCCATCTTCAGAAAGTTTTAGAATACGCAATGATTGGCTTTTTAGTGTAGTTAAAATCAGGCTGTTTCTCCATTCTGGTATTTTGGTGTTGCCATAATAAGCAATGCCGGCTGGCGCAATTACTGGTGTCCAAGATTGAATTGGTGCAGTAAATGACACAGCTTTCATACTGTCCGTTTCCTTTTTTGGAGCATTTTTGCCTTCTATTAATGGCCAGCCATAGTTATGCAATGGTTGTATTAGGTTAACTTCGTCTTCCACGGCATCGCCATGCTCCGAAGTGTAGATCAATCCGTTTGCGCCAAGCGTTAAACCTTGCATATTTCTAAAGCCCCAGGCATACACATAACTATTAGGCATAGGATTGTCTTTTGGGATACTTCCGTCTATATTGATACGAAGAATTTTGCCATTTAACCTAGTTACATCTTGTGCATTTGCGTCTATTGCTGCATCGCCTGTTGCCCAGTAAATTTTGCCATCGTTGCCAATAATTATTCTAGCACCATTATGTCCGGTGTTTCCTGGTATCTGTAAGAGCAGCTTCGGGTTTTCTATCGAGCCATTCTTGTATTTATATCTGTATAAATTAGAATAGATTTTATCATCGGTTTTGGTGGTGTAAGAAACAAATAAATATTGTTCGTCCTCCCGTGGTTGGTAAATTGCCATTCCAAGCAAACCAGTAGTGCGCTGTTGAAAAACATTAGGAATGGTTTTGATTAACTGAACACTGTTATTGCTCAGGTCTATTTTTTTTATACTTCCTTTAATTTCTGAAAAAATAATGTAATTGTTGGTTTTATCGTACTGAAGATCCCAAGGTACCTCTAAGCTATCTGCTAATAACGAAAGTGCAAGCTTTGAATTTGCTAGCGCTACAGTATTTAAAGTATGTTCTTCTTTTCGTTTGCACGAGAAGATAGCAAGCATAATATATATTATAAACAGTTGTTTCATTGTTTTGTCGCCTAATTGTTCTGCGAATTAAAGTTAGTTACAAATAATAATATATACAAAAAAAGATTAAAATTGTATACAATTTAAGTTTAGTTTGGATTATTTTTTTTCTATAAAATTTTGTTTTTTAAAAAATCATTTCTAATTTCATCTAAAAGTATTCAATTGTTGCTCTATAATGTATACAATTTATACTAAGAAACAACCTAACAAACTATATTAACCTAAAGTACTATGAGGTGTAAATTTCTAAGGGCGGGGAAAATGCTGAAGTCTCGGTATTTCTTGTTGCTTTGTGCTAGTTATCCTGGTTTTAATTATGCCAGCGATATTGGTCGGACTTATTCTTACGAAAGTGAACATGTTTTGTTTACTGATATTACGTATGTAGCTCCAAAAGTCTTGTTGCAAAAAACTGTCGTCGGTTTTGTGAAAGACGAACAAGGACTGCCTTTGCCAGGAGTTGAGGTGCGTAATTTGAACACCTCGATTGTAGCAGTCACGGACGGCGATGGTAAATTCCAGATTAAAGCAGCTGAAACTGATCAAATTCAGTTTAGGCTGATTGGATTTTCTGCGATAACGCTAAGCCCCAAAGAAGCTGCTTCGGTGGTAATGAAAGCTGAGCTGAGTAAGCTTAACGAAGTGGTGGTGGTAGGTTATGGTGCGCAGAAAAAGGCAAATATTGTTGGTGCAGTTGCTTCGGCCAAATTTGACGAAACCATAAGTAGTAGAGGGCTTTCCAATGCATCTTCGGCTTTGCAAGGCTTGCTGCCAGGTTTAGCGGTTACCCAAAGTTCGGGTATGGTAGGTAATAATGCAGCAGAGCTTTTAATTAGGGGGTTGGGAACGGTAAACAACGCCGGGCCCTTAGTGATAGTAGATGGTATGCCCGATGTAAATATGAATAGGGTAAACGTAAACGATATTGAAAGTGTTTCGGTACTTAAAGATGCTTCTGCCGCCGCAGTTTATGGATCTAGAGCGGCAAATGGTGTGATATTGATCACTACAAAATCTGGTAAACGTAACACAAAGCCAAGTATTAGCTTTAATAACAGCTTATCGTTAGTTAGTCCAACGGCTAATGTAAATTTTGTAAATAATTACGCAAAAGCACTAACGGCCACACAGGTTGCGCAATCGGCTAATACTTTGCCTAACGCATTTAATTTTAAAAATGGAACCATAGATCAATGGTTGGCTTTGAGTATGATTGATCCTAAAAGATATCCAAGTACCAATTGGTGGGATGTAGTTTTGAGAGATGGTTTAGCACAGAATTATAATATTTCCGTTAATGGTGGTAGCGAGAATAGCAATTACTATTTATCGGTAGGTGCTTTAGATGAGCGAGGCATACAAATAGAAAATAACTTTAAGCGTTACAATTTGGCGTTCAATATGGATACCAAGATTGTTGAAAAACTAACTTCGGGTATTAGGTTTGCTGGCAACTGGTCTGCTTTTAAGTATAACTACACCGAGGGCATGACAGCAAATGGTGCTAGTGGTCTAGATCTTTTTTCTGCACCCGCAGGTATCTTGCCTTATGATCCAGTTACGGGCTATTATGGAGGCGCAATGGCCTACAATGAAAGTTCTCAAGCTTCGAACATGTATGCAGATTATATGGTTAGAAACAGAAACAATATGGACCAAAAGCAGGCTAATTTAAACGGATATTTAGAGTGGAAGCCAGTTTCTGGGCTAACCGCAAACGTGAACTATGCACTGAGCTATAACAACAGGTTCGATTGGAGGGCTGATATGCCTACACAGGCCTATAATTTTCAAACAGATGCCTGGGGGCCTAGAATTTACGTAGGTAATAACGAACCTATCTACAATACAGACCGCGAAAATTTTAAAACGCAGCTTAATGCCAGTTTGGGTTATGATAAAACTTTCGGTAAATCACATGTGTTTTCGGCAAAAGTAATTTACAGTGAAGAGTTTTGGAAGGATAGATATCTTGCCGCTAGTAGGGGTACGCGTTTAAATCCAAATATTTTTGAAATAGATGGGGCCTTAAATGATGTTCAAACCACCGGAGGTAGTTCAGAAATGGAAGGCTTGAGGTCATACATTGGACGTTTGGGTTACACTTTTAAAGACAGGTACATTTTGGAAGGTACGTTCAGGGCTGATGGTTCTTCTAAATTTTTACCCGGAGACCAGTATGGCTACTTCCCAGCTGGAGCGTTTGGATGGCGTTTATCAGAAGAAGAATTTATTAAACCATTCTTTGAAAAAATTAAAATTAACTCGGCCAAATTTAGGGTTTCTTATGGTAGCTTGGGTAACAACTCTGGAGTTGGAAGATATGAGCAACAAGAATTACTTACAGCTGGTCATTATTTTATAGATGGTGCGGCGGTGGTTGGTTTAACCAATAAGAAATTTATCAATTACGCTCTTACTTGGGAAAAAACAAACATCTTTAACGTAGGTTTTGATGTGTCTATGCTAAATAATAAGCTCTTGGTAGAGTTAGATTATTATGATAGAAAAACGATAGGCATGAACAGGTCATCTGATTTATCTACACACCTACTGGGCGTTTATATCGCTCCCAGAAGAAATATTGGGGATATGCTTAACCAAGGTTTCGAAGCCAATTTAACATGGAATGATAAAAAAGGCGATTTCAGGTACATGGTTAACTTAAACTATTCTACCAACAGAAATACTTTATTGTCTTGGAGTGAGACTTTACAAAGAGGTTCCTTGTTTGTAAACATGCCTTATAATTTCGTTTATGCTTTCGAATCGATGGGGATTGCACAAACTTGGGAAGATGTTTATAAAGCAACGCCACAAGGTGCAGCGCCTGGAGATATCTTAATTAAGGATTTAAATGGCGATGGTAGAATTGATGCCAATGATAGAAAAGCTTATCCTAACTATCAGTTAGGTCGCCCTACCTCTAACTATGCTTTAAGGGGTTCAGCTTCTTGGAAAGGTTTTGATATGGCCATTTTATTGCAAGGATCTTATGGTAGAAAAGAGTTTTGGATGAATAGGGTAAACAGTTCGTTCCTAGGTACATCTGCACAAGCGGTTACCGATGAACAGTTGAATCAAACCTGGAACTTAGATAATAGAGGTGCCGAGTATCCTAGGCTGTTGCCTAGCGGATTGGGCTCCACAAGTACCAATAATTATGTAAGTATTTTTTTGGTTGCAAGATTTATCATACCTAAGGTTAAAAAACGTGCAGTTGGGTTATACGTTTAAAAATAACCTCATTCAAAAAATTGGTGTAAAGAAAATAAGAGGTTTCGTTTCGGCTGATAACTTGTTAACATTTACCGGCTTTAAAGGCCTAGATCCAGAAAAGAGCACTTATGCCAATGATTCGTATCCGATTACAAAAACGTTTGTGTTTGGTTTAAACTTTGACTTTTAATGAATAATCGCATGAATAAGAAATTTATATATATAGCTCTTTCCATTTTATCGGTTGCTTTTATGAGTAGCTGTCGGAAAGATTTATTAAATCAAAATGCCACGGTTTCTCCCAATAGCAATACTTTTTGGCTTACAGAGGCAGATGCCGTAACTGGCTTGATGGGTAATTACAACGAGTTTAGGCCATGTTTTGATAGAGATTATCATTTCGATGGACATGGAGATTTTCTCAAGATGTATAACACTGGGGCGGCGCCAATCAGTATGACGGTAAACAGCCCAAGCGCTTATGGCAATGGAGCTGCAACACTGTACAGAGAGTTGTATGGTTCTATCAACACTTCTAATTATGTAATAGAAAATATTAGGGCCAAATTGTTGCCTAATGCGGTAACAACAGCATCAAGGCAAAATTTGGAAGCAATTATTGGCGAAGCTCGTTTATTGAGAGGTATAGCTTATTTCCGCTTAATTTCTTTGTGGGGAGATGTGCCTTATATCTATAAGATCGTTAATGCGCCAATTGAGGTTGATACCATTTCTAGGTCATCAATCACAAAAGTTAAGGATTCTATTTATGCAGATTTTACCTATGCGGCAGAAAAGTTGCCAAACAGGGCAGCTGCTATTGGAAGAGCTGCTAAACCTGCTGCTTTAGCTTTTAGAGGTAAGTTGCAATTGTTTTGGGGTTCGTGGAAAAAGCATGGCTGGCCAGAATTGGAAGGCTTTCAGCAATCTGCTGCCGAAGCTAGAACCGCATTTGAAGGTGCCGCTGCTGATTTTAACCGTGTAATCACAGAGTTTGGCCTAAACCTGTTTAGAGGTGGTGCGCCAGGCGAATGGGGCGAAATGGGCAAGGCCGATGTATTGCCAAATTACTACTATATGTTTATCCCTTCTACGGGTAATCCAAATGCCGATGGCGAAATGTTAATGGTGCTTACTCACGGAGGTAATGCGACTGGACAAAGTGAAGAATATATGAGGGTTTGGACTGGGGTTTCTGTGGGGCTGTCTCAAAATCAGGCTATACCTAGATGGGAATTGGCAGATAGGTATCAGTCTACCATTACAGGTGATTTTTTGCCTAAAATGACCCAGCTAAACCCATCAACTAATCCGGCAGCAAGAACAACCCCTAACTCTTCGGTTAATCCAGATTCTTACAAGGATAGAGATTATAGAATGAAAGCTACTTTATTGTGGGATAATGAAAAAATTATGGGTATTGGCACTACAGAAACTACTGGTT from Pedobacter sp. SL55 includes these protein-coding regions:
- a CDS encoding SusC/RagA family TonB-linked outer membrane protein, with the protein product MLKSRYFLLLCASYPGFNYASDIGRTYSYESEHVLFTDITYVAPKVLLQKTVVGFVKDEQGLPLPGVEVRNLNTSIVAVTDGDGKFQIKAAETDQIQFRLIGFSAITLSPKEAASVVMKAELSKLNEVVVVGYGAQKKANIVGAVASAKFDETISSRGLSNASSALQGLLPGLAVTQSSGMVGNNAAELLIRGLGTVNNAGPLVIVDGMPDVNMNRVNVNDIESVSVLKDASAAAVYGSRAANGVILITTKSGKRNTKPSISFNNSLSLVSPTANVNFVNNYAKALTATQVAQSANTLPNAFNFKNGTIDQWLALSMIDPKRYPSTNWWDVVLRDGLAQNYNISVNGGSENSNYYLSVGALDERGIQIENNFKRYNLAFNMDTKIVEKLTSGIRFAGNWSAFKYNYTEGMTANGASGLDLFSAPAGILPYDPVTGYYGGAMAYNESSQASNMYADYMVRNRNNMDQKQANLNGYLEWKPVSGLTANVNYALSYNNRFDWRADMPTQAYNFQTDAWGPRIYVGNNEPIYNTDRENFKTQLNASLGYDKTFGKSHVFSAKVIYSEEFWKDRYLAASRGTRLNPNIFEIDGALNDVQTTGGSSEMEGLRSYIGRLGYTFKDRYILEGTFRADGSSKFLPGDQYGYFPAGAFGWRLSEEEFIKPFFEKIKINSAKFRVSYGSLGNNSGVGRYEQQELLTAGHYFIDGAAVVGLTNKKFINYALTWEKTNIFNVGFDVSMLNNKLLVELDYYDRKTIGMNRSSDLSTHLLGVYIAPRRNIGDMLNQGFEANLTWNDKKGDFRYMVNLNYSTNRNTLLSWSETLQRGSLFVNMPYNFVYAFESMGIAQTWEDVYKATPQGAAPGDILIKDLNGDGRIDANDRKAYPNYQLGRPTSNYALRGSASWKGFDMAILLQGSYGRKEFWMNRVNSSFLGTSAQAVTDEQLNQTWNLDNRGAEYPRLLPSGLGSTSTNNYVSIFLVARFIIPKVKKRAVGLYV
- a CDS encoding Gfo/Idh/MocA family protein, with the translated sequence MNRRNLLKTLTLSLGATVITSDLLAKVDKNTYRYKIKDNPLHKPIKKAVTAITLGAGNRGMVYGTYAENFPNDMKIVGVAEPIAFRNDRYAKIHSIPQENRFNTWEDVFKRPKFADAIVISTPDNLHYEPCMKALELGYDILLEKPIAPTEKECRDILALAKKKNRIVAVCHVLRYAPYFIKMKELIEKGAIGEVVSVQHFEPIEHIHMSHSYVRGNWHNSKETTPIILAKSCHDLDIIKWVINKPSKKIVAMGDLKWFRKENAPANSSDRCVTCNVERDCAYSAVKEYADRQTHFLSVLDVPDNIPNRREYILEKLKTSNYGRCVYRMDNDQPDHYVTSIQFGDSVTASFSMEAFTSYHGRRTRIMGSMGDLVGDMKELVHNDFRTRKETKFIPEAQDVKGYEDHGHGGGDWLLTRDFVNAVSQQDPKLLTSTIDDSIESHLMGFMAEKSRKKGKIMDIKV
- a CDS encoding Nramp family divalent metal transporter, whose product is METTSKSNSFLRKTLSILGPGIITAALIFGPSKMTITSKMGADYGFSLLWIIVVAIFFMSIYANMSSRIGMAADESLLTLIRKKYGKTSSLFIGVGIFLVATSFQAGNATGVSLSISEATGTDPKIWIIVFNLIGISLLFFRSFYLIFEKLMLALIILMLFAFLTTVVMSPPSISNLGQGIIPSFPEGSLGLIIAFTASCFSIVGAFYQSYLVQTRKKLSTNHTSKETLMGSQVGIIILGIMSAAVLICAANTLYPQHIKVNSASEMGKALEPLLGSSSKALFFIGLFGASFSSLIGNAVLGGSLLGDTFQYGNNLNHKMVKMFISLVMIFGGLIALIFGKLPLELIVFAQSITIFLVPFIGVAIFMIANDRKIMKEHVNKPITKVWGALGLLLLIGLAISNLITPTKIINT
- a CDS encoding dihydrodipicolinate synthase family protein, translated to MNKLSKELKAHLMQGTVIPAHPLALNEDRTLDEAHQRLLTQYYMSSGAGGIAIAVHSTQFEIRNPEVNLFEKVIELASEEIAKAKLDRPFLKVCGICGPTTQAVNEAKLAVKHGYHMGLLSMGGLQAWTEEDILERVRQVAQIIPVFGFYLQPSVGGRIFSYDFWANFVEIENVEAIKCASFNRYQTLDVMRALANSSRRDEVAMYTGNDDNIVNDLLTTYRFPTPQGQTEINFRGGLLGHWAVWTQKAVELLEKIKQHKLNPTAAVADELLSHNIAVTDSNAALFDPSHDFHGCISGIHEVLRRQGLMKGIWCISDKETLSPGQSEEIDRIYRDYPQLNDDEFVKTFLKEKSN
- a CDS encoding c-type cytochrome, with product MGTFPPLEKSATVNGDIKTLVQIISKGLKNKSIAGVKYDAPMPAFSFLKDEEATAIINYVRTNFKNQASTITINQFKQTK
- a CDS encoding DUF1266 domain-containing protein, which translates into the protein MNSNIYFIIGGVAVLFIIYTVVLQNMMKKRKQKQLEDFNRNHSGNPLKEQQKRLLTFGAILFYHRMEKILGFVPEQGIDQYTYGLKNQWEISSSQDARETLDNLLALRRSTEFQPLLNQPSSDIVKIQKKIAKELGVELAVVEQTTSAYGWDICRAVSLAKWCFWCGYLTEAEVWDYIEKAASIAGQQGRDWTDYTVSFLLGRTIQGFDLDDVAVEAKMVLHSQNPTFGKTEDIDVYKRYSFK
- a CDS encoding PQQ-dependent sugar dehydrogenase: MKQLFIIYIMLAIFSCKRKEEHTLNTVALANSKLALSLLADSLEVPWDLQYDKTNNYIIFSEIKGSIKKIDLSNNSVQLIKTIPNVFQQRTTGLLGMAIYQPREDEQYLFVSYTTKTDDKIYSNLYRYKYKNGSIENPKLLLQIPGNTGHNGARIIIGNDGKIYWATGDAAIDANAQDVTRLNGKILRINIDGSIPKDNPMPNSYVYAWGFRNMQGLTLGANGLIYTSEHGDAVEDEVNLIQPLHNYGWPLIEGKNAPKKETDSMKAVSFTAPIQSWTPVIAPAGIAYYGNTKIPEWRNSLILTTLKSQSLRILKLSEDGQKVIEEYTLFKNLLGRLRSVLVLPNGDVYFCSSNRDWNPQKGFPKKDDDKIFRLSLTDKAAGTILQAVKTETAVATAEVSGKILYEILLRFLP
- a CDS encoding NAD-dependent epimerase/dehydratase family protein is translated as MKLNLKEFETQLLAPSAALIEDIKKIDGDIMFLGIGGKMGPSMAILTIRALKAAGIEKNVIGVSRFSSGALKEELENEGIQTISCDLLNEEDLKKLPQVPNIIYLAGHKFGTKGNEDFTWAMNAYLPGLVSSHFKNSKIVAFSSGNVLPFVSLKEGGVSEEQSPEPIGEYAQSCVGRERIFEYFSKKNNTPMLIYRLNYAVDFRYGVLIEIAKAVNTGKPVDLTTQNVNVIWQGDANEIAIRSLLHCSSPAKILNVTGPEILSTKWIAEQFGLLLNKTPQFTGSGADTALLNNASECHRLFGYPRTTIREAIEHTANWILNGGELWNKDTHFQERGGKF